In Calliopsis andreniformis isolate RMS-2024a chromosome 6, iyCalAndr_principal, whole genome shotgun sequence, the genomic window atcatCTAAAGCTATCTTCGCGTGCACACATCGATAAAtgcattttctttttctttttttacgacTTCATAAAATTCCGTAATTATTACATTATCGATTCGaattattcaattaataaaCAGGCAATTAATGTCTACCTCGATTCTAATTGGCAATTGACGTGATGTAACGCAAGGTTCGCCATAGGTTACCACTTCAGCCCTATCGTGAATAGAACTATAACATCTTCTTAAATTGGAGATGAACAAAAAAATGACCAACTTCCGAATTACTGAGCCAGAACTCATTGCTACACGTTAATATTCGAATTATACAACTTAACTGTGGACTATAATCCCACGTTCTTAATATATGGCTATTGGTAGGAATGCAATTTATCTTCCTGTTTGTCGTCGAATTCCACAGTTAGACATCTTATCGCAACTTTTAAGCATATAGGAAGTAGAATGAAATGAAAAACATTACCTTTCATCAAAAAATGTCGCAATTTTCGAACGTGTGAAATTAAGAAGACAGTCACGGAAGTTACAAACTTCGAAAGTGTTTACGAAAAATACCAAAGATGAAAGACACGTGATGCGTGCTACGAGTTTCGCATGTAATCAATATCATCATAACATATTTAACAAAAAACAGCGTTTACGAAAGATGAGATCCACGTTTACAGttagaaatgaaaaaaaaagttaTTGAAAAAGTGGAAGAAGAGAAGGAAAAGAAGTGGATGAAGAATGTAGGACAGTGCTTTAAAACTTTTAACAGCAAGTTGCTTTACCTGCATTAGTAATCgtagatattttatttctttattataagtatacatTTAGGATTTACAAGAAAAAAACTATTGCAATAATCATTGCAGTCTACCACAGGAGTAGGTACATACCTATACAGGTTTTAGAAGTTATCGGAACTGTTTGGCTTATTGGAATTGCATAGTTAGGCACCCCTAATGGATAGCAACGGGCCTAGCACGAGTAGCACGCACGCTATTCTATGTATACACCTATGTATTATAAGTGTTAGTTCAGTAAGTTGTATGTCCCATCTAAGTACGCAGATACATATCTATGTACGTATATGTTATACATACTGCAGTTCTTTTTTCATTCGGCTATGGGAGTGAAAAGAAAACCTTCAGTTCTGAAATCGTTTTTTTGAATACTCATACGGAAAGTTCCCTTTACCTTGCTACTTACGATCAAAAAGGGCAGttcgatatacatatgtatacttaataaattaataccattggatataattattttctcttCTAAGCTGTAAAATCTTTTCAAGTGTCGACTATTATACTTTTACAGTTTAAAAAATCCAAGTTACGATTAAGTACCCGTTCCTCTTTTTTTTATTGTTCAGAATAAAAGAAATGAAAGAGTAGAAAAAGAGACATATTCAACTGCATAACTCTGtactacatacatacatacatatatgaaaaAACTAATTACGACTAGGAGTGAACTTGAGAATTTGTCGCTGTCACGCCTTTTTTCGCTCGTTCTTATTGTCAATTCCTCTCATTCGCAAATAGCAACTACAACCGATATAGGTGGTGATAAGCATAATCAGTTTTGGAGACAAAAACATATATGTACACATATACGTATAATCACAATAGAGGGGTGCATTGTGTAAAATAAACAATTCTTATTCTCCAAGTCACAATTCTTCGATTTTTATTCTAtataaaatttgttgaaaattaTTATAGTATGTTTATTTTCTACGTATACTGTTTGCTTCGGTAAATTGTATCTATGTACgtagtacatatgtacatatgtaccatATACGTAGAATGAAAATGAATCGATGtatcgaagtataaaatatagtttcaacaaatatgaaaataaaaagcaCGAAATTAATATTCAAGGGATACTTCGTTATGCAAATACATATATTATCTTTCGACAGAGTTTAATTGGTGTAATGTTCAAGTTTATCTAGTTGATCGACTTCACAGGAAATAACACGTATGTTCATGGCtcgatatatttttataatttataaattgaataataatcaaACAATCAGATGGACTAAGTAGGTGCTTTATTTCTCATGATCGGTTTTCAAAATGATACTCTATGCATGCGCACAGAACAATACTTTTTAGTACAATTCATATTCAAAGGAATCGAATATTAAGTACATTGTTCACTAAAGTAAACAGTTCAGTAAGATCGAAATTTTGAAGGATGCTTCTTTTGAATCTGTACATAGTTTGATCGAGTTCTTCGTTAGCGCATAGCGCAACCCTCATGAGTCCATAACGTCACGTTGAACTACCACCGAGCCTGGAACATAATCTGGTATCGGTGGACCTAAGGGGCCGCACGGTTCTTCTGAGCTATCGTTGATTTCTCCTTTAACGGTCCCATCGTAACTATGTGATTTTACTAGAGTGGAACCCACCGGGGCATAGCCAAGATCTCTATAAATAGTTAAGGTCTCGATCGATAAGTACCTATTTATTTTCACAATACATATGTATCTAATAGATAATGCTAACTTACTTATAAGAGATGAGGCTTTCTGCCATTTCGTCTGCAGTTTCTTCTTGCGTTATACTTTCGCGTTCGATCGCTTCGAGTTCTGCAAGTTTAGCTTCCTCTTGTTCGTCATAAGATCCGACTACGATAGTTCTTGGAGGCGCTATTTTCAATTCTACTACAGGTTTCTCAACCGTTACAAGCTTTTCTTCCGGAATTTCAAGAATTTTTCTACCGTTTTTCACATCATTCGGCACCGTTCGATGACCAAACGATAACTTATCTTCTGGTACGAATTGTTTTCCTTGCCTATAAATTACATTCGGAGCACGAAGGTTTTTGTACGCAAGAGTTAGAGAAACTGCATCTGCTGGCATCTCAGGATACGAATAATCTATCAAAGTCTCAtctgaaaaatattttcatcCAAAACAGTTAACAGAatacatacaaaataataagTATTCTTGTTTTAAATGAGTGGTAAgttacaaataaataaaaaggtAGATATTTGTAtgttcttcaaacctgtatcgtcGTCGCAAGTAGAAAAACTGTCGCTTGTAGGTACTTTCGCATACTGCCTCTGTCCAATCGCAGTGTTCGTGTTCGTGTTCGCATTGGCATAGATTAGAGAAGGTAAATCGTGTATTCCAACGCTTGATCGACTAAAGGAACCAAAGTTTGAATTTCCATACGTGCGGAATTTGGAAATactagataatcttgaattgaAATTTCCATGCGATCTTAGTCCAGGAGTAAAATCCACAGTAGCTCCTGTTCTTCTGATTGTAGGATATGTTCCAGATACCGATCCACTAAATACACCAAGATTAGGTTTCCCATACGTTAAAGAGTTGAATCCGCTAATTGCATCCACAGAATTTGGTACAATCGTTCTACTCGTTGTTTCTCCAGTTACCGCATTTACGCATAGTTCATAAGGAACTTTGTTGCAACTGTTGCATACAATTTTACCAGGATATGCTGGTGTCACTTTGGTCCTTTCTACTAATTTTTCACTACGAAGACTTGGAAGAGGGGAACACAAGTCGCCGATTGGTGGAAATCTGTTaagagaaatttgaatattaaatatctaTATTCTTTTTCGAAAGATAATTTGTATTATTTGAAATTTGCTAAAAACAAAAAGCAACAATTTTCCCATACCTAGGTACAATGTTTTCATCGGAGTTTATTGAAACATCAACGTCTCTAGGCTCCGAAGATTCTACGACTTGCTTATTATTACAGCCACAACCAGAATCACGATTGCTATGAGCATCGATAGCAGGTACTTCATCACCGTATGCGTTGGAATTGCTGTTACTGTACACATTCGGGCTATTGCTACTGTACCCGATGGAATCACCGCTACCATATGAATTTGAGCTACTATCGCTATATTGTATTATGTTAGAATCACTGTTTGCATTTGAATTACTGCCGCTATACGCTGAAGAATCACTCTCACTGCtgtatgaatttaaattactgccGGTATAAATGTGGGTGTTACTGTTGCTGTATATAGCGGAACTAGAACTACTGCTACCGCTTCTATTTGGTGAATTTGGGCAACCAATCTGA contains:
- the LOC143180911 gene encoding uncharacterized protein LOC143180911, with the protein product MKSTIFNVLLVLTATYLLIVRAQQQECKCGDLGSGTNPCSCSETVVKAAELPKPTYYVSAEKINAAAAARNGIISYQLSGSPQIGCPNSPNRSGSSSSSSAIYSNSNTHIYTGSNLNSYSSESDSSAYSGSNSNANSDSNIIQYSDSSSNSYGSGDSIGYSSNSPNVYSNSNSNAYGDEVPAIDAHSNRDSGCGCNNKQVVESSEPRDVDVSINSDENIVPRFPPIGDLCSPLPSLRSEKLVERTKVTPAYPGKIVCNSCNKVPYELCVNAVTGETTSRTIVPNSVDAISGFNSLTYGKPNLGVFSGSVSGTYPTIRRTGATVDFTPGLRSHGNFNSRLSSISKFRTYGNSNFGSFSRSSVGIHDLPSLIYANANTNTNTAIGQRQYAKVPTSDSFSTCDDDTDETLIDYSYPEMPADAVSLTLAYKNLRAPNVIYRQGKQFVPEDKLSFGHRTVPNDVKNGRKILEIPEEKLVTVEKPVVELKIAPPRTIVVGSYDEQEEAKLAELEAIERESITQEETADEMAESLISYKDLGYAPVGSTLVKSHSYDGTVKGEINDSSEEPCGPLGPPIPDYVPGSVVVQRDVMDS